The DNA window TGATGTAATCATTGCAACTGACCCTGACTGTGACCGTCTTGCTGTAGAAGTAATTCATAATGGAGAAGTAGTTTCTCTTAACGGTAACCAAGCTGGTGCAGTATTAGTTCAATATGTTATTGAAAATCTTGCAAAACAAAACAAATTACCAGAAAACCCAGTATTAGTTAAATCTATCGTAACATCTAAAATGGTAGAACCATTATGTAAAGAATACGGAGTAGAAGTAATTGATGTTCTTACTGGATTCAAAAACATCTGTGCATTACCGAATGAATGGGATATTACAGGTGAGAAAAACTATGTAATGGGATATGAAGAAAGTATTGGATATAACGTTGGTACATTCCTACGTGATAAAGATGGTGTAACTATCGCTATGTTATTAGTAGAAGCAGCAGCATTCTACAAAACACAAGGTAAAACATTAGTAGATGTACTTGATGGTTTCTATGAAAAATACGGGTACTATTTAGATAAAACTATCTCAATCGTTTTAGAAGGTGCAGCAGGTGCTCAAAGAATTAAACGTATGATGGAAAAATATCGTGAAATCTTTGCTCGTGAAATTGCAGGAAGTGAAGTAGTAGCGATTACTGACTACTTAGTTCAAAAAGAGAAAACAGTAGCTACAGGTGAAGAAAAGGCTATTGAAATTGAAAAAACTGATGCTGTTAAATTCAGTTATTCAGACGAATCTTGGTATACATTACGTCCAAGCGGAACAGAACCTAAAGTAAAACTTTATATCTACGTTAAAGATGCAGATAAAGAAGTTGCTAAAGAAAAATTAGTTAAATTTGAGGAAAAAGTATTAGAATTACTTTACTCAATCGATTAATAAAAAGGAAGTGAGAAAAATCTCACTTCTTTTTTATTTTTTATAATATTTTAGATACTCTTTACAGAATTCTCGAGCAGAAAGTTTACCACTGTGTCTGTCTGCATAAGAAGAGCTTACGAATTTTGAAATTTCATCTGTGTATGTAACTTTAGGTAAAGGTTTTTCAAGAACTGTCTCTTTATTTATTGCAAATGTTGAGAAACAAATACCAACTAAACGAGTGTGTCTAGTTTCATGGTTAAATGCACTTAGTTCAGCAAAAATTTCAACACTTCTTGTTCCAACCCTTGATATATAACTATCGATAATTAATGCCTCGTGTCTGTGGACAACATCTAAAAATTGATATGTGTCAATACTTGCAGTAAAGAAGGGTAGGTGTGTATATCTACGTATTACTAAACCTTGTACATCATCAAGCCAGTATAGGGTTTGTCCACCGAACAATGTGTCATGTCTGTTCATATGGTTTGGATAAATAGTATGGAAATTCTCAATTCTAGTATCTTTATAATTCATAACTTCTTGCATGAAAAAGTTCTCCTTAAAATTTATTTTACTAATATCTAATGTAAAATTAGAATACATAAGTAATTGTATCACAAATAGATAAATATATTAAGCATCGTTTATCATTTTGAAAAAAGTTATTTTGGAATGATGTTTTTTAATATAATTTTTATAATCTTTACATTTTTATAAAAATTATATTATAATAAAAGAAAATACAAATGAGGTGAAGGATAATGAAATATGAAACTATGTTAGAACGTTTTTTAGGATATGTTAACTTTAAGACTAGATCTGATGCTGCTAGTACGACGATTCCATCTACTCCAGAGCAAAAAGATTTTTTACGCATGTTAAAAGAACAATTAGAAGAATTAAATCTTAGTGACATAGAATTAAATGAGGAAAACTGGTTTTTAACTGCTACATTACCAGCTAATACTGATAAACCATACGATAAAATTGGATTTATTTCACATGTGGATACTGCAGATTTTAATGTTGAAGGTATTAATCCACAAGTAATTGAGAATTATGACGGTGAAGACATCGTTTTAAATAAAGAATTGAATGTTGTAATGAGTAAAGCTGAGTTCCCTAATTTAAGCAATTATAAAGGTTTAACTTTAATCACTACAGATGGGACGACTTTACTAGGTGCTGATGATAAAGCTGGAATTACTGAAATAGTAGAAGCAATTAAGTATTTAAGTGAACATCCTGAAATTGAACATGGTGATATTCGTATTGCATTTGGTCCTGATGAAGAAATAGGGCGTGGAGCAGATCATTTCGATGCTAAAGGATTCGCAACAGACTATGCTTTCACTATGGATGGTGGAGTTCTTGGTGAACTAGAATATGAAAGCTTTAATGCTGCACAAATAACATATAAAATTACTGGAGTAAGTGTTCATCCTGGTACAGCAAAAGGTAAAATGAAAAATGCCAATACGATTGCTGCAGAATTAGCTTCATTGTTCCCAGAAAAAGAGGTTCCTGAGCATACTGAAGGATATGAAGGTTTCTATTTATTGCATAATATGCAAGCTAGAATTGAAGAAGCAGAGATGGTTTATATAATTCGCGATCATGATAAAGAAAAATTTGAAGCACGTAAGAAATTTGCTGAAGAGGTCGCTACGAAAATTAATGAAAAATATGGTAATGTTGTGGAATATGAGCTATTCGATCAATATTATAATATGGGAGATGTAATTAAAAAAGATAAACGCTGTGTTGATGTAGCGGAGCAAGCTATTAAAAATGTAGGAGTAACACCTATTATTATTCCGATTCGAGGAGGAACAGATGGTTCTAAAATTTCGTATATGGGTATTCCAACTCCGAATATCTTTGTCGGAGGAGAGAACTTCCATGGGCAATATGAATTTAGTTGTTTAGAACATATGGAAAAAGCCGCAGATACAATAGTTGAAATAGCTAAATTAGCTAAAAAATAAAATCACGATAATTTTAAGAAAATAATAAAGATATAGCTCTATAATGCAATATTAATCTGGATATTTGTTCGGTTATTGTTATTGAGGTAGATATTAAATAATGATTATTTAAATAGTGTTTAATATTTATTTTGAATTATAAAAGAGTTATATCTTTTTAATTATAAAAGTATTTTGAAATTTGAAAAAAATGATAAAAAATCATGCATTAGCCTCAATTATATGGTACAATAGTAATGTATATTAACTAAAAAATTGAAATGAAAGTGAGGATGGTTGTAAGATGACTAAAAAAACATTTTATGTTACAACTCCTATTTATTACCCAAGTGGTAACTTACACATAGGGCATGCTTATACAACAGTAGCGTGTGACGCTTTAACAAGATATAAAAAATTAAGTGGATATGATACATACTTTTTAACAGGTACAGATGAACATGGTCAAAAAATTCAACAAAAAGCTCAAGAAAAAGGTATTTCAGAACAAGCTTATGTTGATGAAATGATTAAGGATATTAAAAAATTATGGGAAGCTATGGATATTAACTATAGCAAATTTATTCGTACAACAGACGATTATCATGAAACAGCAGTTGCTGAAATTTTTGATAAATTAGTTGAAAAAGGTGATATTTACCTTGGAGAATATAAAGGTTGGTATTCAATTAGTGATGAAGAATATTTCACAGAAACTCAACTTCAAGAAGTTTTCAGAGATGAAGAAGGAAATATGATTGGTGGTATAGCACCAAGTGGAAACGAAGTAAAATTAGTTAGTGAAGAATGTTACTTCTTCAAAATGAGTAAATATGCTGATAGATTAGTTAAGTACTATGATGAACACCCAGAATTCATTTTACCTGAAAGCAGAAAAAATGAAATGCTTAATAACTTTATTAAACCAGGATTAGAGGACTTGGCTGTTACTCGTACAACTTTTGATTGGGGAGTAAAAGTAAAATCGAATCCAAAACATGTTGTGTATGTTTGGATTGATGCATTAGTTAACTACATTACAGCACTAGGTTATGCAACTGGCGGAAGTGAAGAACTATTTAATAAATATTGGCCAGCAGATGTTCA is part of the Gemella haemolysans ATCC 10379 genome and encodes:
- the pepT gene encoding peptidase T: MKYETMLERFLGYVNFKTRSDAASTTIPSTPEQKDFLRMLKEQLEELNLSDIELNEENWFLTATLPANTDKPYDKIGFISHVDTADFNVEGINPQVIENYDGEDIVLNKELNVVMSKAEFPNLSNYKGLTLITTDGTTLLGADDKAGITEIVEAIKYLSEHPEIEHGDIRIAFGPDEEIGRGADHFDAKGFATDYAFTMDGGVLGELEYESFNAAQITYKITGVSVHPGTAKGKMKNANTIAAELASLFPEKEVPEHTEGYEGFYLLHNMQARIEEAEMVYIIRDHDKEKFEARKKFAEEVATKINEKYGNVVEYELFDQYYNMGDVIKKDKRCVDVAEQAIKNVGVTPIIIPIRGGTDGSKISYMGIPTPNIFVGGENFHGQYEFSCLEHMEKAADTIVEIAKLAKK
- a CDS encoding acyl-CoA thioesterase; the encoded protein is MQEVMNYKDTRIENFHTIYPNHMNRHDTLFGGQTLYWLDDVQGLVIRRYTHLPFFTASIDTYQFLDVVHRHEALIIDSYISRVGTRSVEIFAELSAFNHETRHTRLVGICFSTFAINKETVLEKPLPKVTYTDEISKFVSSSYADRHSGKLSAREFCKEYLKYYKK